From the genome of Spinacia oleracea cultivar Varoflay chromosome 2, BTI_SOV_V1, whole genome shotgun sequence, one region includes:
- the LOC110792341 gene encoding uncharacterized protein: MGDRGRDERDRDRDHRDRGREERERDRDRDRRREIDDRDRHRDRRSPHARSRHARSRSRSPDRRRRSRSESESRSRSRSHSVDRSRRHHHQSRRRERDDHDDNDRTVVSDFVDGIAKEQKKKKSDRRDEREKSNNNENGNIGEEGGAEDDEIEMMKKLGIPVGFDSTKGKPVAGADVSGVRAVTKRQPRQYMNRRGGFNRPLPAERNR; this comes from the coding sequence ATGGGCGACCGCGGCAGAGATGAGAGAGACAGAGACCGCGACCACCGTGACCGCGGccgtgaggagagagaaagagaccGTGACCGAGACCGGAGGAGAGAGATAGACGACCGAGATCGCCACCGAGACCGCCGCTCTCCCCACGCCCGCTCCCGCCACGCCCGCTCTCGCTCCCGCTCACCTGACCGTCGGCGCCGGTCAAGGTCAGAGTCCGAATCACGCTCCCGTTCACGGTCTCACTCCGTTGACCGGTCTCGCCGTCACCACCACCAATCACGAAGGagagaaagagacgaccacGACGACAACGACCGCACTGTTGTCTCCGATTTCGTTGACGGAATCGCCAAGGagcagaagaagaagaaatcgGATCGAAGAGACGAGAGAGAGAAGAGTAACAACAATGAAAATGGTAACATTGGAGAGGAAGGTGGTGCTGAAGATGATGAAATTGAAATGATGAAGAAATTAGGGATTCCGGTTGGGTTTGATTCTACGAAAGGAAAGCCAGTTGCTGGTGCTGATGTTAGTGGTGTTAGAGCTGTTACTAAGCGTCAGCCGAGACAGTATATGAATCGTCGAGGGGGCTTTAATCGTCCTTTGCCTGCTGAGCGGAATCGTTAG